One region of Lathamus discolor isolate bLatDis1 chromosome 2, bLatDis1.hap1, whole genome shotgun sequence genomic DNA includes:
- the LOC136009040 gene encoding N-acetyllactosaminide beta-1,6-N-acetylglucosaminyl-transferase-like, translated as MSRLRYCFFAVLIFSISLPIFFYAVNLHTQKSLWRLNFSANSTLAEACKALIEDKVPFMKENVLETSSRESSCTEYIMRNHYITRTLSAEEAAFPIAYVMTLHKEFETFERLFRAVYLPQNIYCIHVDAKAPAHFHRAVWRLLGCFPNAFLASRAERVVYGGISRLQADLHCMRDLLASAVPWRYVLNTCGQDFPLKTNREIVRLLKGLGGKNVTPGVLPPPHITSRTRYVHREQLYSLFSLMLVTFVRKPPPPHNLTIYFGSAYVAVTRPFVEFVLRDQRAIDLLAWSEDTYSPDEHFWVTLNRIPGGEEVWGSERVAAWFSVTSWA; from the exons ATGAGTAGACTCAGGTATTGCTTCTTTGCAGTTCTAATTTTCAGTATTTCgcttccaatttttttttatgctgttaaTTTGCACACGCAAAAATCTCTTTGGAGGCTGAACTTCTCAGCGAATTCAACGTTAGCAGAAGCCTGCAAAGCACTGATTGAAGACAAGGTGCCCTTtatgaaggaaaatgttttagaaaCTTCATCCAGAGAATCCAGTTGCACGGAGTACATCATGCGGAACCACTACATCACCCGCACCCTCTCGGCTGAAGAGGCCGCcttccccattgcctatgtTATGACTCTGCACAAGGAGTTCGAGACCTTCGAGCGGCTCTTCAGGGCAGTGTACCTGCCCCAGAACATCTACTGCATCCACGTGGATGCCAAGGCACCGGCCCACTTCCATCGGGCAGTGTGGCGCCTGCTGGGCTGCTTCCCCAATGCCTTCCTCGCCTCCCGGGCGGAGCGGGTGGTCTATGGCGGCATCTCCCGCCTGCAGGCTGACCTCCACTGCATGAGAgacctgctggcctcggccgtGCCCTGGCGCTACGTGCTCAACACCTGCGGCCAGGACTTCCCCTTGAAGACCAACCGGGAGATCGTCCGGCTGCTGAAGGGCCTCGGGGGCAAGAACGTCACCCCCGGGGTGCTGCCACCCCCCCACATCACCTCCCGCACCAGATACGTTCACAGGGAGCAATTAtactctctcttttctctcatgCTTGTGACATTTGTGCGCAAGCCACCCCCTCCCCACAACCTGACCATTTACTTTGGCTCTGCGTATGTGGCCGTCACCCGCCCCTTCGTGGAGTTCGTGCTGCGGGACCAGCGTGCCATCGATCTGCTGGCGTGGTCTGAGGACACCTACAGCCCTGATGAGCACTTCTGGGTGACGCTCAACAGGATCCCAG GGGGGGAAGAAgtgtgggggagtgagcgagtggctgcatggttctcagttaccagctgggcttaa